Below is a window of Diaminobutyricibacter sp. McL0608 DNA.
GGCGTCGAGTCCACTAAACGCTTCACGCCCGCGGGAAGCTGGAACGCGATGGTCACCCACCGTGTCCGGATCACGGACCCGCCCAGGTCGACGACGAGGTCTTCGACTGGCTCAGGGCCGCCTACGACGCGAACTGACCGGCCGGCGGACCCTGGGCGATCCGCGCATCCGGGTCTAGCGTCGAAGCATGGACTATCGAACTCTCGGAACCAGCGGTGCCGTCGTCTCCGCTTTCGCTCTCGGTACGATGACTTTCGGAGCGGAAGCCGACGAACAGGCGTCCCACGCCATCCTCGACGGCTACGTCGACGCCGGAGGAACGTTCATCGACACCGCAGACGTCTACAGCAGGGGCCGGTCGGAATCGATCATCGGTCACTGGCTGTCCGCGCATCCGGGAGCCGCGGAACGCCTCGTGCTTGCGACGAAGGGGCGTTTCCCGATGGGCGACGGCCCGAACGACCTCGGTCTGTCCCGAACCCACCTGCGCCGTGCGCTCGAGGCGTCGCTCCGCCGGCTCGGCGTCGAGCACATCGACCTGTACCAGATGCATGCCTGGGACGGGGTGACGCCGATCGAGGAGACCCTGCGCTTCCTCGACGACGCCGTGACCCGCGGCCAGATCGGCTACTACGGATTCTCGAACTACCTCGGCTGGCAGCTGACCAAAGCCGCCCACGTCGCACGGTCGACCGGATGGGCACCCGCGGTGACGGTGCAGCCCCAGTACAACCTCCTGGTGCGCGGAATCGAGCACGAGGTCGTGCCCGCGGCGATCGACGCCGGTCTGGGTCTCCTTCCGTGGTCCCCGCTCGCCGGAGGCTGGCTGAGCGGAAAGTATGTGCGGGACCAGGCTCCGACGGGGGCTACGCGGCTCGGTGAGAACCCGAAGCGCGGCATGGAGGCATGGGACAAGCGGAATGCCGATCCGCGCACGTGGGAGGTCATCGACGCCGTGGCGCAGGTGGCCGGGGCGCACGGCGCCTCGTCGTCGCAGGTCGCGCTCGCGTGGCTCCTCACCCGCCCGGCGGTGACCTCGGTCATCCTCGGCGCCCGCACGGTCGACCAGCTCGCCGACAACCTCGGCGCCGGTGACCTGGTGCTCTCGGACGACGAGCTGCGGATGCTCGACGAAGTGAGCAGCCCGCGGACCGAGGACTACCCGTACGGTGCGCCGGCCGTCGAGCAGCGGAGCCGCAAGCTGGCGGGCGGACGCTGACCCTCAGCCCCTGGCCGGACTGGGGACGACCGTGAGCACCCGCTCGATGTACTCGTAGAACGCCACCATGTAGGCGCGGAGGAAGTCCTCGGTGCCCGCATTCGTGACCTCGCCCTCAGGGGTGATGAGTCCTGGACGCGCGGAGATGTAGGCCTCGGGCGAATTCATCTGCGGCGCATTCAGGAAGCTGAGGATGCTCCGGAGGCCCTGCTGAGCGACGGCGGTGCCGATGGCGCCGGGGGAGGCGCCGATCACCGCTGTGGCTTTGCGGGCGATGACGTTCTCACCGTACGGTCGGCTCGCCCAGTCGATCGCGTTCTTGAGTGCTCCCGGAATCGAACGGTTGTATTCGGGGGTGACGAACAGCAGCGCATCCTGGCGGGCGATGGACGCCTTGAATTCGATGGCTTCCTGGGGGAAGTGCCCGTCGAGGTCGCGGTTGTACAGGGGGAGTTCCTTGATGACGATCTCGGTGAATTCGAGTTCGCTCGGTGCAAGGCGGATGAGTGCGAGGGCCAGCGCGCGATTGACGGAGTTCTTCGAGAGGCTCCCGACGAAGTAGCCGACGTAGTACGGAGGGGTGTGCTCGATAATTGAGGCCATTACCCCAGCTTTCCCCTGCTACCGGCCGGTGTCGAGGGGATAAATAGGGCATCCTCCCGATGCTGGGCACCCACCTTAGAAACCAGTATTGAAGGCACAGGGAAGCTAAGACAGGGGAAAGATCATGCAGTTCGCCGAAGAGTTCACCGCACGCAGGCTCAACGCGTATGCCGAGGCCGAGCAGGCGCGCGAGATCGAGCTTCGCCGCGTCATCGCCGAGCGGAAGGCGCTTGCGAAAGAGCAGCGCACGACCACCCGCAGGGCACGCCGCAGCGCCGATGTCGTCGTCGCGCCCGAAGCGTCGGCGATACCCGAGACGGTGACCGTCGAGACGATTCTGGCGTCGGCTCCGCCGGTTCCCGCCGGCGACGAGCAGGCACCGCTGGTCGATTCCGAAGCGCGCAGGGAGCTCCACGCGATGGTCCGGTGACAGCGATTCCGCCGTCGGCGAAGGGGGTGAAGAAACCCCCTTCGAACGTCGGTGGCTCGTGGCACGATGAAGCTATGAAGTCACCGGCGGCAAGCCCTTCGATGATCGGGCGCGAACCCGATCTCGAGATGCTTCGTGAACAGCTCGCAGAGAGTTCCGCGGGCGTCCCGCGGGCCGTCGTGCTCGGGGGAGAGGCCGGCATCGGCAAGACGCGCCTGCTCGACGAGTTCCGCGCCGAGGCATCGCGTTCAGCGCTGGTCCTGACCGGTCGAAGCGTCGACCTCGGCGCAGACGGCGCTCCGTATGCTCCCTTCACCGGGATCCTCCGGCAGCTGGCAGACGAGATCGGAATCGAAGCACTCCTCGACGCCGCGGGTCCGAGTCGCGGTGTTCTGACCGTGCTGCTTCCCGAACTGGGATCGATCGAGGGCATGCCTGCGCGAACGGGGGTTGAGCGCCTCTACGAACTCGTCACCGTGCTGCTCGAGAACGTCTCTCGTGAGAGCCAGCTCGTGATCCTCATCGAAGACATCCACTGGGCAGACGCCGCCACCCTCGAACTCGTGCGATTCCTCATCCGCATGCTCGCCGGCGGCAAGATCCTGATCGTGCTGAGCTACCGCAGTGACGAGGTGCTGCGCGGTCATCCGCTGCGCTCCTACCTGCCTGAGCTGGAGCGCACGAGGCGGGTCGTCCGCTGGGAGCTCGGGCGACTCGACCGATCGCAGGTCGCGGCCCAGTGCGAGCAGATCCTCGGGTGCCCGGCCGATGCGGCGACAGTCGACCGGGTCTACCAGTTGAGCGAAGGGGTTCCGTTCTTCGTCGAAGAACTGATCGGCATCGACCATCTCGGTACCGGCGACGACCTGCCCGAAACACTCCGGGAGCTGCTGCTCGCTCGCTACGAGAGGCTCAGCGAGCCGACGCAGCACGTGCTGCGGCTCATCTCCGCGGGCGGGGGCTGTGTCGATCACGAACTTCTCGCCGCTGTGTTCACGGGCACGCCGGAGGAGCTCGATGCGGCTGCGCGCGAAGCCGTGATCGCGAACGTGCTCACCACCGACGACAACGAATACTCGTTTCGCCACGCCCTCGTGCGCGAGGCGATCCACGCCGACCTGCTTCCGGGGGAGCGCGCGCGATTCCACACCCGCTATGCCGAGGCGCTCGAAGCCGGCCGGGGCGGTCCCCGGTCCGCGAGCGAGATCTCTTACCACTGGATGGCGGCGCACGATGTCGGCCGCGCTTTCGTGACGGCACTCGAGGCGATGGAAGAGGCGCGCGTCTCGTACGCGTACGGAGCTGCTGCGGCGATGGGCGAACGCGCGATCGAACTGTGGGACAGGGTCGCCGAGGCGGAGCAGCTGGCAGGCCGAAGCCGGGTCGAACTGCTGGCCCAGACCGCGTCCGCATTGCGTAACGCGGGCGAGAGCGATCGGGCGTTGTCGATGGTGAACGTGGCGATCGCTGAGGGCCCGGATGCGTCGGGCGCACGCTACGCGCGACTGCTCCGCGACAAGGCCCAGTACCTCGCAAACCTCAGTCGTCCGGGGTCGGCGCAGCTCCTCCAGCAGGCGCTTGAGCTGCTTCCCGACGACTCCGACGACGAGCTGCGAGCGCAGCTGCTCGGAGAGCTCGCCAGTCGACTGATGCTCGAGGCACGGTACGACGAGGCGATCGAGACTGCCACGCTCGCCTACGAGAAGGCACGCATGGGCGGCGCGACCGAGCGGATGTCGATCGCGGCGACGGTCCGCGGCGTCGCCCGGGTCGGCCACGGCGAAATCGCTGGAGGTCTCGCCGATCTCGATCAGGCGAGGACGCTCGCCGGCGACGATGGCGGGTCGCTGTTGCGTTACTTCGTCAACGCTTCCGATGTGCTGAACCTCCTCGGCCGGTACGACGACGCGATCGCCCTCGCTCAGGAGGGTGCCGAGCAGGCGCGCGAGCGCGGCGTCGAACGCACGTCGGGTGTGATGCTGTCGTCGAACACAGTCGAGCCTCTGCTGGCTGCCGGGCGGCTCGACACGGCTGAGGCGCTCCTCGATCCGGCCCTCGCCCTCGATCCGCCTCCGGGGTTCCGGGTGCATCTCCAGCGCATGAAGCTCTGGCTCACCCTGTGGCGCGGCGATCCCGCACAAGCCGACGAACTGCTGCGCGGCTGGCGTTCCGGAATGATCGTCCAGGCCGAGCTCGAAATGCAGTCGCGGCTCGGATTCGCACGCGTTGCGGCTGAGACCGCCTTCGCCCAGGGCGACCTGCAACGCGCCTGGAGCGACGCCGGTGCGATCACCTCCGCGACGCGACGCCGGATGCCCGCCTACGACCTGCCACTGCTGGGGATAGCCGCGCGCATCCTCGTCGAACTCGCGAAAGTCGATCCGACGATCGACTCAGCCGGCGAAGAACAGCGGCTTCGGGCGGTCCTGGCCGACCTCGCCGACTGGCCGACCGCGGCCGAGTGGCGCGCCGTGGTCGAAGCAGAGCTCAGCGGTGACCGGCACGACGGGTCGTCCGTTGCGGCATGGGATGCCGCGAGCCTGGCGGTCGACGTCGGCACAGCACCTGCACACCTGCGCCCGTACACGCGCTTCCGCCTTGCCCAGGCTCTCGCTGCGCAGGGCGACCGAGCGGAGGCTGAGGACGCCGCCCGAATCGCTCGTTGCGACGCCGAGCGGCTCGGACTCGGCCTCATCACGCGCTGGATAGACGACTTCGCCGCGCACGCCGGACTCGAGCTCGACGACGACCCGGTCAGGCGCTCACGTGGCGAGCTCGATCCGACACGTCTGACGGACCGTGAACTGCAGGTCCTCGCCCTCATCGAGCAGGGGCTCAGCAACCGCCAGATCGGCGAGCAGCTGTATATCAGCGCCAAGACCGCGAGCGTGCACGTCTCGAGCATCCTCAGAAAGGTCGGTGCGTCCTCACGTACCGAGGCGGTCTACCGCGCCGCTCACAGCATGCACTGAGCAGCCCTGGCTAGTCGAACGAGTTAGAAGCCGGGGGTGGCCGTCGCGGGCGCATACGACACCCGGCCCGCTGCGGAGACGCGGACTGCGATCGACTCGGTCCGGCCGATCGGGTCAGCAGCAGTGCACTGGAACGACGCACCCGGCTCGAGACTGACGCCCGACGTCGGGCAGGTCACCTTCGCAGCAACTCCGTGGGTTGCGTAATCGCTGGCGATCGTCGACTCGAGGGAATGGATCTGCTGCGGCAACACGGCCGCCTGGACGACCATCGACACGCCGAAGTCGGCACCGGCGACGAGCGCGATGTTGGCGAGCAGAACCCACAACGGAGCCCATCCCCGACCTGAGACGCGATGCACGCGCGCTCCCCGGGCGATGAGGTACGCGAGCGGGCTGAGCAGGACCCAGGCCCACGATGGCCGCTTGTCATAGCCGAGCTCGAGAAGTCGACGGCGGTCGCGCACCGCGAACGCGATCCACAGCAGGGGGATGAGCAGAACGGCCGCCAGCAGCACGTACCAGCGTGCTCCGACAGCGACAAGAACGCCGAGGACGAACGCAATGGCAACCGAGAACCACGGAGTGAAACTCATTGCCCAGACACCCGGAGTGCTCCAGTGCGTGGGACGCAGCCAGTCGCGGGCGGCGGGAGCGGCTGTCGACGTTCGATCGTGCCCGTCGGCGTGGCCACGCATCGGCACGTACTCGTTGCGACCCTGGGGGGAGGCTGTCGCGGCCGGAGCTGCCGCAGCGGGGGTGCTCTCGCGGAAACTCGGGCGCCCCGGGCTGGGGGCGGAGACCGCAGCAGCCGGAGCCTGCGTGTGCTCGGTCCAGCCCCGGCCATTCCACCAGCGCACCGCGGACGGGGACAGGGGATCTTCGTACCAGCCGGCGACAGGAGCCGACTCTGTCATCAATGTGCTCATCGCCTGGCCTCCCCACACGCACGACCGATCCGGACTCTCCGGTACGGGATACCGCGAGTCTAGGGAAACGGGGTGTAGGCACGGTGACCCCAAAGCGAGGGAACAGGCCGATTTCAGCTACCCCAATCCGAGGGCGGGCCCAGGGCGGGGTTCGGTGCGATTCGACCGACTTCAGACGGCCGAAGACCGTGCACACTCGATGCACAGGTCAGCCGTCGGACGGGCGTTCAGGCGGTCGATACCGATCGGCCCCCCGCACCGGGTGCAGACTCCGAACGTGCCTTCCGCGATCCGGGACAGCGCGGCATCGACCGCGTGCAGATCGGCCGCGGCTTCGCGTTGGACGGCATCGAGCCTCGACCATTCGAACGACAGGGTCGGCCCCTCCGGGTCGTGCTCGTCGTCGGCGCCGGCGTCGGATCGCGCCGTCAGCAGATCGCCCATCGACGCGGCGAGCGAATGCGCATCCTCGGCATCGATCGCGCGCCGCTGACGCAGGACGCGCTCGAATCGCGCGACCGTCGGTGAGGAAAGCCCTGACGCACTCATGGCGTCCGCCTCGTCTCCGCCGTCAGGCGACGGGAAGCGATGCCTCTATCAGCTGGAGGATCTCCGGCGCGTCCGGCTCCACCTGGGGGCGGAAGCGGTGCACGTCACCGGTCGGAGTGATGACGAACTTCTCGAAGTTCCACTTGACCTTGCCGGCTTTGCCGGTCGCATCCGGTGTCTTCGTGAGCTCGGCATACAACGGGTGCTGCGAACGGCCGTTCACCCGCACCTTCTCCATCATCGGGAACGTGACGCCCCAGGTCGTCGAGCAGTACTCCTTGATCGCTTCCGTCGAGTTCAACTCCTGGAGGAACTGGTTGCTCGGGATGCCGATGACCGTGAACCCCTGATCACCATAGGTTTCCTGCAACTGCTCGAGCTTTTCGTACTGCGGTGCGAGCCCGCAGCGCGAGGCCACATTGACCACGAGGATGACCTTGCCGTCGAAGGCGGCGAGCGAGGTCGGTTCGCCGTCGATGGTGTTGATGGGGATGTCGGTGAGACTCATGATGTGAGTTTATGCATTCACTGCAAGTATTCAAACGCATAGATGCGAACAATCCAGCCAAGTGTCAGTTTCGCTCACAGGAATCGGAGAAGACGGTCGCCCGGGTGCAGGATTGTGAGGGTCCACGAGACGAACGAAGACTGGAGAATTCATGACCGACGACCAGACCGCATCCACCGCCTCCGCGAATGCGAGTCCGACCAGCCGTCAATGGCAACTCGTGCGACGGCCCGTCGGATGGCCCGTGGACGAGGACTTCCGTTTCGTCACCGTCGAGCTTCCCGACCTGGCCGACGGCGAGATCCGCGTACGGAACGAGTTCGTGTCGGTCGACCCGTACATGCGCGGCCGGATGAACGACGTCAAGTCGTATTCGCCGCCCTACGTGCTCGGTGAGACGATGATCGGCGGTGCCGTCGGCCGCGTCGTCGCATCCCGGTCGGACACACACGCCGTCGGCGACCTCGTTCAGCACTTCCAGGGGTGGCGCGACGTCGCCCAGGGCCCGGCCGCCCACTTCCGCACCGTCGCAGAGGTGCCGGGCGTCCCCTCGTCGGCCTATCTCAGTGCCATCGGCATGACAAGCCTCACCGCCTGGGTCGGACTGCTCGTGATAGCCGAGATGCGCCCGGGTGACACGGTCTTCGTCTCCGGCGCGGCTGGAGCGGTCGGGTCGGCGGTGGGCCAGATCGCGAAGCTGCGGGGCGCCGCGCGGGTCATCGGGAGTGCCGGATCGGACGAGAAAGTAGCGCTGCTGACCGAGCGGTACGGGTTCGATGCCGCGTTCAACTATCGCGATGGGCACATCTCGCGCCAGCTGCAGGCGGCCGCACCCGACGGCATCGACGTGTACTTCGACAACGTCGGAGGCGAGCACCTCGAGGCCGCGATCTTCGCGTTCAAGGACGGCGGCCGTGCCGCGCTGTGCGGGGCCATCTCGGGCTACAACGCCGAGACCGCGGAGCCCGGACCGCGGAACCTGTCGATGATCACCACGAAGGGTCTCACCCTGCGCGGGTTCACGATCGGCAACTATCAGCACCATGCCGCTGATTTCGCAGCCGAGATCGCGCCGAGGGTCGCGTCGGGCGAGATCGTCTACGACGAGACAGTGGTCGATGGCATCGAGAACGCTCTCGGGGCGTTCTTCGGGCTGATGCGCGGCGAGAACACCGGAAAGATGGTGGTCCGCATCGTCTGAGCCGGTCGGTCAGGCGGCCACCCGAGCGAGCGGCGCGTCTTCGTCGTCCGCCCATTCGTTGAGCGAACCGTCATAGATCGCGACATCGGTACGCCCGAGCAGCGCGAGCACGAGGGCGTCGGCCGCGGCGGCGATCCCGCCACCGCAGTAGGTGACGATCGGCTCGGGCGAGGCGAGCACATCGGCGAAGACGGCACGCAGGCCGTCGAGAGGTAGCAGCGCATTCGTCTCCCGCGAGACCAGTCGGCCAGCCGGGGCGTTCACGCTTCCCGGGATGTGACCGAGCCTGCCCCGCTGCCCTGCCTCGCCCGCGAACTCCTTCGGGGGCACGGCGCAGACCAGGGTCGCCTGCTCATCGCCGTCGACGACTGCTTCGACGAACGACTTCTCCACCCAGTGGCCCGAGCGCTCCGCCGGTGTGAAGCCGGTGACGGTTCGGGGCTCGACGTGTCCGGTGTCGGTCGCGCGTCCCTCCGCCTTCCACTTGGTGAGCCCTCCGTCGAGGATCGCCACCCGGTCGTAGCCGAAGGCGCGGAACAGCCACCAGATGCGCGAGGCCCAGGTCCCGACCGCGGTGTCGTAGACGATCACCGTGGTCTGGTTGTCGATGCCGACGCCGGCTGCGGCTGCGGCGAACTGCTCGGCGGATGGGCGGCTGAACGCGTACGCGCCCGACGGGTCGCTGAATTCCTCGAGCAGGTCGGCGAAGACGGAACCGGGGATGTGGCCGTCGACGAGGTACTGGTCGAGTCCGCTCAGCCAGGCCAGGCCGCCGTGCGGGTGAGGAACCTGCAGCACGGTCGCATCGAGGATCACGAGGCCGTCGGAGCCGAGGTGGTCGGCGAGCCACTGTGTCGACACGGTCGGCCCGTCGAGGGCGGCGCCGACGATCGGGCTGGTCGAGGGGACGGCGGGGGATGCGGATGAGCTGCTCACGTCGTCCACGCTAGCCAGTGCGGGCGTGGCGCGCCTTCCGGGCCGCAACACGTCGTAACCAGGCGCCGGTCAGCACTCGATGACGTTGACCGCGAGACCGCCTTCGCTGGTCTCCTTGTACTTGGTGGACATGTCGAGCCCGGTCTGGCGCATCGTTTCGATGACGGTGTCGAGCGAGACGAGGTGGATTCCGTCGCCGTGGAGAGCGAGCCGAGCAGCCGAGACCGCCGTCGACGAGGCGATGGCGTTGCGTTCGATGCAGGGGATCTGGACCAGGCCGCCGACCGGATCGCAGGTGAGCCCGAGGTGATGCTCCATCGCGATCTCGGCGGCGTTCTCCACCTGCCGTGGCGTTCCGCCGAGTACAGCGCACAGGGCGCCCGCTGCCATAGCGCAGGCCGATCCGACTTCGGCCTGGCAGCCGCCTTCAGCTCCTGAGATCGACGCGTTCGCCTTGAAGAGCGATCCGATCGCGGTGGCCGTCAGCAGGTATTTGCGGATGCCCTCCTGCGACGCTCCGGGAACGAATCGCATGTAGTAGTGGGCCACGGCAGGCACGATGCCCGCGGCGCCGTTGGTCGGAGCGGTCACCACACGCCCGCCGGACGCGTTCTCTTCATTGACCGCCAGCGCGAACGCGTGAAGCCATTCGATGGAGGTGTCGCGCTCGGGCACGCGGTCCGCCGCCTCGAGGTGCTCGCGCAGCGCAGCCGCCCGCCGGCGTACGCCGAGGCCACCTGGAAGCGTGCCGTCGCCGGCCAGTCCGTGCGCCACGCACTCCGCCATCGCCTCCCAGATCAGGTCGAGCCGGTCGATCGTCTGCTGCTCGCCGTGCAGAGCGAATTCGTTGAGCCGGGCGACCTCGCAGATGGGGATCTCGAGGTCGTCGCAGATGCCGATGAGCTGTTCCGACGTGTGATAGGGCAGGGGATGCGCGGCGCGCGCGGCCAGTTCGGCCTCTTCGCCGTCGCGGCGGATGAAGCCGCCGCCGATCGAGTAGTAGGTCTCTTCGACGAGGGGGAGGACGTCGGTCGTCCCGTCTGGGCCGACACCCCACGCGCTCAGGCTGAGGGCGTTGGGGTGACCGGGAAGCCGGGTGCGCGGTTCGAACGAGATGTCGTCCTTGGCGATCGGGATGCGGTGAGTGCCGTCGAGGAGGATCGTCGAGTCGGCGTCGAGGCCGGTCCATGCTCCGCGGACCTCGGCAGGGTCACAGGTCTCCGGCGCGATTCCCGCCAGGCCGGCGACGATCGCATCGGGCGTTCCGTGGCCCATCCCGGTCGCTCCGAGGGAGCCGTAGAGCGTGCAGGTGACGTGGCTGACCTGCTCGAGGACGCCGACGTCGCCAAGCCCGGCGGCGAATGCGAGCGCCGCTCGCATCGGGCCGACGGTGTGGGAACTCGAGGGGCCGATACCGATCGAGAAGAGGTCGAAGGCCGAGACGTACGCTGTCACATTTCCAGTCTACGTTCCTCCCCGCGCAGGATTCGTGCGCGCATGAGCAGTGGAGCGCACGATTCCGCCGACAGCGCGAGATCGGCGTTTGCTGGGAAAATAGGCAACCGTAGTTGACAAATGGACTTGAAGCAACCTAAGTTGCTTGCATGCCTCCCATCACACCGGATCCGATCGGTGGAGTCGCAGACGGTCTGGCCTCAGTCGTCGCCCTCCGCGAACTCGCCGACCGGCTCGAAGACGCCGAAGTCGAACGCGCCCTCCGCGAGGGCTGGACCTGGATCCAGGTCGCCGAAGCCCTCGGGGTGACCCGGCAGGCCGTCCACAAGAAACACCTGCGCCGTATCGCGGACGCAGGCATCGAGCTGAGGAGACGAAATGGATGAGACCAACTTTCCGCGAACGCTCCGTCCGATCATCCTTCGTGCCGTGAGCGAAGCCCAGCGTCGCGGCGACAGCGCCGTCGAGGCAGAGCACCTCCTGCTCGCGCTGGCCGACGACAGCGAGAAGGAGCCGGCCGCGACGCTCGCCTCCGCCGGCCTCGACCACGCCGGAGTGATCCGGGCGCTCCGGGCCGAGCGTGCGGCGAGTCTCGCTTCCGCAGGAGTCGCACCGGTGCCCGAAGAACGTCTCGTATCGGCGGCGCGTGTCACGCGTCCGCGATGGGGTGCGTCGGCCCGGCAGGCGATGGTCATCGCAACCCGTACGCGGACGGGCCCCGAGCGTCGGCGCCGGCTGGCCGAGAAAGATCTCGCGATCGCCCTTCTCGACCTGCAGCTGGGGACCGTTCCCCGCGCACTCGCCCTGGCAGGAGTCGACCGTCAGGCGCTCATCACTGCACTCTCCGACTGACGACCGGCCGCCCGGAACGCGCATCCGCGTCGCTTTCACGCACCCGGCCGCGCTGTAAGCGTCACGTAAGTCGCTTGTAAGTGGTCGGCTGCACCATTGACATCGCACCAGAATCCACAGAAAGGATCATCATGACCAGCAGCTCCGACTGGGCTGTCGAAGCCCACGGGCTCGTCAAGGTCTTCGGCGACAACCGGGCGGTCGACGGCGTCGACCTCAGCGTCCGCGCCGGGACGGTCTACGGCGTGCTCGGCCCGAACGGCGCCGGCAAGACGACGACCATCAGCATGCTTGCGACACTGCTCAAGCCCGACGGCGGCACGGCCACGATCTTCGGCCACGACATTCGTCGCGAACAGCAGGTCGTCCGCCAGCTCATCGGCGTCACCGCGCAGTTCGCGTCGGTCGACGAGCGCCTCTCGGCCACCGAGAACCTCGTCATCTTCTCCCGCCTGCTCGGTCTCAGCCGCTCGGAAGCCAAGCGCAAGAGCGCGGAACTGCTCGAAGAGTTCGGGCTGAGCGACGCCGCGAAGCGTCCGCTGAGCAAGTTCTCGGGAGGCATGCGCAGGCGACTCGACCTCGCAGCCAGCCTCATCGCGCAGCCGCCGCTCATCTTCCTGGACGAGCCGACCACCGGTCTCGACCCGCGCACCCGCGCCCAGATGTGGGACACCATCCGCCGGCTCGTCGCAACCGGCTCGACGGTGCTCCTCACCACGCAGTACCTCGACGAGGCCGACCAGCTCGCCGACCGCATCGCCGTGATCGACCGCGGCCGCGTCGTCGCCGAAGGCACCGGTGACGAGCTCAAGGCCTCGGTGGGGGAGTCCTCCCTCCAGCTGCGCCTGGCCGACCGGGCCGACATGGAGGATGCGCGTCGCGCGATCTCCTCCGTGCTCGGCGTCGAGTCCGTCGTGTCACCCGAAGGCACACGGGTCACAGCTCCCATGCGCAACCCGGACACAGTCGCGGAGTTGCTGGTCACCTTCCGTGAGGCCGGCATCCACCTGACCGAGCTGTCCGTGCAGAAGCCGACGCTCGACGAGGTGTTCCTGACGCTGACCGGGCACGGCGTCGACGGCGAGAAGTCCGGCTCCGATGAGGACGCCGCAGAAGCAGAAAGGGTCAGCGCATGAGCGCCGTCACCGTCAACCCTCCGACGATCACCCCGCCGTCGGAGCGCAACCTCCGTAACCATGTGAGCATCCGGCAGACCTTCGCGAACTCGTTCACGATGGCCTACCGCGGCGTGCTCAAGATCAAGCGCACGCCCGAGCAGCTGTTCGACGTCACGCTCCAGCCGATCATCTTCACGGTGATGTTCGCCTACCTCTTCGGCGGCGC
It encodes the following:
- a CDS encoding Clp protease N-terminal domain-containing protein, coding for MDETNFPRTLRPIILRAVSEAQRRGDSAVEAEHLLLALADDSEKEPAATLASAGLDHAGVIRALRAERAASLASAGVAPVPEERLVSAARVTRPRWGASARQAMVIATRTRTGPERRRRLAEKDLAIALLDLQLGTVPRALALAGVDRQALITALSD
- a CDS encoding L-serine ammonia-lyase → MTAYVSAFDLFSIGIGPSSSHTVGPMRAALAFAAGLGDVGVLEQVSHVTCTLYGSLGATGMGHGTPDAIVAGLAGIAPETCDPAEVRGAWTGLDADSTILLDGTHRIPIAKDDISFEPRTRLPGHPNALSLSAWGVGPDGTTDVLPLVEETYYSIGGGFIRRDGEEAELAARAAHPLPYHTSEQLIGICDDLEIPICEVARLNEFALHGEQQTIDRLDLIWEAMAECVAHGLAGDGTLPGGLGVRRRAAALREHLEAADRVPERDTSIEWLHAFALAVNEENASGGRVVTAPTNGAAGIVPAVAHYYMRFVPGASQEGIRKYLLTATAIGSLFKANASISGAEGGCQAEVGSACAMAAGALCAVLGGTPRQVENAAEIAMEHHLGLTCDPVGGLVQIPCIERNAIASSTAVSAARLALHGDGIHLVSLDTVIETMRQTGLDMSTKYKETSEGGLAVNVIEC
- a CDS encoding sulfurtransferase, yielding MSSSSASPAVPSTSPIVGAALDGPTVSTQWLADHLGSDGLVILDATVLQVPHPHGGLAWLSGLDQYLVDGHIPGSVFADLLEEFSDPSGAYAFSRPSAEQFAAAAAGVGIDNQTTVIVYDTAVGTWASRIWWLFRAFGYDRVAILDGGLTKWKAEGRATDTGHVEPRTVTGFTPAERSGHWVEKSFVEAVVDGDEQATLVCAVPPKEFAGEAGQRGRLGHIPGSVNAPAGRLVSRETNALLPLDGLRAVFADVLASPEPIVTYCGGGIAAAADALVLALLGRTDVAIYDGSLNEWADDEDAPLARVAA
- a CDS encoding ATP-binding cassette domain-containing protein, with translation MTSSSDWAVEAHGLVKVFGDNRAVDGVDLSVRAGTVYGVLGPNGAGKTTTISMLATLLKPDGGTATIFGHDIRREQQVVRQLIGVTAQFASVDERLSATENLVIFSRLLGLSRSEAKRKSAELLEEFGLSDAAKRPLSKFSGGMRRRLDLAASLIAQPPLIFLDEPTTGLDPRTRAQMWDTIRRLVATGSTVLLTTQYLDEADQLADRIAVIDRGRVVAEGTGDELKASVGESSLQLRLADRADMEDARRAISSVLGVESVVSPEGTRVTAPMRNPDTVAELLVTFREAGIHLTELSVQKPTLDEVFLTLTGHGVDGEKSGSDEDAAEAERVSA